The genomic segment ACTATTGCTTTAGTATAGTTTCCGTGTTCAATGAAATGCAGAGTGTCAAGGCTGAAGGTGGAAAAGGTGGTAAATGCGCCCAGAAATCCAATGGTTATCGCACTCTTTAGTTGGGGAGAAATGCCAGGATAAGTAATGAAAAGCTGGAGTATGAAAGCCAGCAGGAATGAACCGCCGACATTGACCACTAAAGTACCATAAGGCATGCCACTGCCGGCAAAATGATGAACCCAACCGGTTACTAAAAAACGGCTGACAGCCCCGCAAAAACCACCAATGCCAACGCTGATAATCCTGATCATATAAAAATTACTTCCGGAAAGGCAAAAAAAAGTTGTTTTTGTGGCTTTACTGTATAAATTATTCGGCTGTCAAGTATTATTCCTTTCCTTCTGGTGTTATCTCCTTGACCGTACAGTCCATTTATGGCAGAATTTCAATGTTTAACAATATTCTGCCAACAGGGAGAAAGTATGTTAATTGTCATGCAAAAGCAGTCTTCCTCAAAAGAGGTTGACCAGGTGGTTGAAACTGTGGAAAAGCTGGGTTTTCAAGCCAAGGTTATTCCCGGAGCCGGGAGGGTGGCCATCGGAGTGGTGGGTAACCAGGGTTATGTCGAAGATGCAGCGATTTCACGCTTGCCAGGGGTATCTCATGTTATTCATGTCACTAAACCGTATAAATTAGTCAGTCGGGATTTCAGTCCGGAGAATAGCGTGGTAACCATTGGTGAGCTGAAGGTTGGAGAAGGATGCCCGCCGGTTATAATGGCGGGTCCATGCTCGGTTGAATCGGAAGAACAGGTTTTTTCCACCGCCGAACTGGTAAAAAAAGCTGGAGCTCACATATTGCGTGGGGGTGCCTTTAAGCCGCGGACAGGTCCCCATAATTTTCAGGGTCTTGGCGAGGAAGGGCTGAAAATGCTCAGTGAGGCAGGCAAAGCCAATGATATGCCGGTGGTGACTGAAGTTATGCGGATTGGCCAGCTTGATTTAATCTGCAAATATGCTGATATACTGCAAATTGGCGCCCGCAATATGCAGAATTTTGATCTGTTGAAGGAAGTGGGTAAAATAGATCGGCCAGTGCTGCTGAAACGGGGAATGTGCGCTAGCATTGATGAATTTCTGGCAGCGGCGGAATATATTCTGGTTGCCGGAAACAGCCGGGTGATTTTATGTGAACGGGGGATCCGCACTTTTGAAACCGCAACCCGTAATACCATGGATCTGGCTGTTGTTCCCCTGATCAAAGAAAAATCACATTTGCCGATCATTGTTGATCCATCGCATGCTACCGGAAAAAGTTCTCTGGTAATCCCCATGGCGGTAGCCGGAATTGTTGTGGGAGCTCACGGGGTTATGGTTGAAGTTCATCCACAGCCGGAATGTGCCTTGTCTGATGGCCTTCAGTCACTGGATTTCCCCGGTTTTAATCAGCTTATGGAACAATTGACTTATTATATCCAACTGAAACGTTGATGGCTTCGTAGAAATTCCATATGGGAAAAACTCTTCCAGTCTTATTTTTGATTCTGTTGCTTGGTGTTGGTTCTGCGCTCGCAGCAGTACAGGAAAAACGGTCTGAGGAAGAAATTGCCAAGGTTGCCATCGGTGCCTATCAGGATGGTTTCTATGAAGTTGCCAAGGAGGAACTGGAAGATTTTCTGATTACCTATCCTGATTCCGGCTATGGGTCACAAATTAAATTAATCCTGCTGCTTACCTGTCTCCATTTAGACGAATGCCAGGATGCATCCTTGCTCTGGCCGGAAGTGGGGGGGGAAGTTGTCCTGGAAAAATATGGTTTTTCTCCGGCTCAAGTGCTTTTTCAATTGGGTATCTGCTTTTTTCAGGAACTTGATTTTGATCAAGCCAGACAACATTTTCATGAAATATTACAATCATATCCTCGAGGGCGACTGGCATCCCAGGCCCGTTTTTTTCTGATAAAAATGGCCTTTCATCAAAATAAGTTTGATGTTGCTGCTGATAATGCGACAATGCTGTTTAAGCTGAAAGATTCCCAGCTTGCCCCTGGACAGAACAAAGAGTTGCTCTATTTTTCCGGATTATCCTCTTATCGGATCGGCAAATATGATGCTGCCGTGCCATTGCTTAAAGAATATTTTCATGCATATGCTGCGGGGATGGATAAAAATGCAAAGATATTTTATTATAAAATATTGATTAAAGCTGCCTTGCAAACCGCAAAGCTATCTCTTGCCAATCATTTCCTCGATTTGTGGTTGGCTGAATATCCCCGCTCAGAGGAGGTTTCGGCAGCCCTTTACCTGGTTGGTGAAGCAAATTATAAACAGCATAACCTTAAAAAAGCATATAGCTATCTCCAACAATTGGTTTTACGAGATGATCTGAATCCGGGACAAGAGCGGATAGCATATGGCCATCTGGTGAATATTCTCTTGACCGGGAAGAATCAAGCTGAACTGATTAAGTATCTGGAAAAGATTATTCCCCTTGAAGATGGACTCAATGAACAAAAAAGACATCAGAAATTGTTAGGCACTCTTTATTATGAAGCGAAAAATTATGGGAAGTGTATGTTGTTCTTGTCCCCGCTCCTGAAAAAATTTTCTCAAGCGGGAGAGGATAATGAAGATACTTTATTGATGTACATCAATGCCGGACTGGCTGCCGGTCAATGTGCTGATGTGGTTAAAATATTATCTTCCCGGTTTGATTTCAGACGGCTGAAGAAAACAACCCCGACGTTGCTGGAAGCCGGATATTATTATGGCTTATGTTTGGAACAAGAACATCTTTATCCCGATGCGTTTTACGGTTTGCAGCAGGTTTATAAACAGACCGACAACCGTGAATACCGGATAAAAATACTGGATGCCATGAACCGTATTTCCCTGAAGCTTGATAAACAAGAGCAGTTTCAGACAGTAGCCAAAACCATTGTTCGGGACTTTTCTCTCGATAATCTGGAAGATGAAAAACTGCTAAAAGAATATCCCCATCTGGTACTTACCGTGGCCACTCATTTTTACCAGCTGAATGAATATGAGCGGGCAATGCCTTCACTTCTCTGGCTTCAGGGGTTGCCGGTAAAAAAATATCCGGCTTTGCATAGACAGACACTTTTTTTTCTGGCTGAATGTTATTTTCACCAGGAGAAATTTGGTGAAGCTATTCCGGTTTATGAGGAGTTGGTGGATGGAGTTTCCGGCCGCTATCGTGAGCTTGCAGTCCTGAGATTGGCAACGTTGTATGAACAACAGGGCTACCAGAAAAAAAAGGCCGAGATATATCAGAAAATACCTGAAATTACGGGAGATTCAGGCTTGGAAAAGGTGATCAAAAGGGATCAATGAAATACTTTATTGCCGCTTTAGGCCTGGCGCTGATTATCGAAGGTATGCCGTATTTTCTTTTCCCTGCCGGCATTAAACGGGTTCTTGCCACCATGCAGGAATTACCGGAGCATATCCTCAGAGTTTTTGGTCTCACCATCATGCTGATTGGTCTTGCCATCTTGTATGTTATCAAGATGTCCTGAGGCACTTTGAGAAAATTGCCTTTTTGCTCGATTACTGCTATCTGGGACATCATTTTAATTCTAATGGCAGATTATGACGGTGTACGGTGTAGGGTGAAGGGAAAATGCCTTATACCTTGCACCTTTTTTATAATATCTTCCTGGTTAGCAGATAATCAACTTACGGAAAACTGATTGAAAGAGTGTGCAGGATGTATGGAAATATTTCCACACACTTATTAGATCTTGACTTACGAGTTGAGTTATGTTTTAAAAACCCGTTTATATTTGACTCAACTTTTTGACTTGCATTGCCGGGGATATATTTGCCGGATGTTCAGGCTTGGCTCATAGCCTGTCTGCCGACAGGCAGGCGGAATTGGCCGCCTGGTTGGGGACAGTTTTAAAACTGTCCCCCATTGTGATTCGCGGCGGACAATCGGGGACATTGCTTTAGCGCGCCTCACAATCCGGCCTGTCTGCGTGCGGCACGCACAGGCAGGCCATGGACGGCCGGCGAGAATGAGCGAGAGCCATACCGGAACATCCCTGTGGATTTTTTCCGCTGTTTTTAGAGCAACTCAGAAAGTTGAGGAATTGATTAACCTGGTCTTTGATATTATGAATGTAGATCTTTTTTCCTATAACTTACCGGAAGAGTTGATTGCTCAACATCCACTTGAACAACGGGATAGCTCGCGGTTATTGGTTCTCAATCGTCAGAGATCTATCATTGAAGATAATTTTATTTCTGAACTTAGTTCTTTTCTTCATGCAGAAGACCTGCTGGTTTATAATGACACCA from the Pseudomonadota bacterium genome contains:
- the crcB gene encoding fluoride efflux transporter CrcB; this translates as MIRIISVGIGGFCGAVSRFLVTGWVHHFAGSGMPYGTLVVNVGGSFLLAFILQLFITYPGISPQLKSAITIGFLGAFTTFSTFSLDTLHFIEHGNYTKAIVNIVLNVVICLVAAGMGMALGKAWQ
- the aroF gene encoding 3-deoxy-7-phosphoheptulonate synthase, whose product is MLIVMQKQSSSKEVDQVVETVEKLGFQAKVIPGAGRVAIGVVGNQGYVEDAAISRLPGVSHVIHVTKPYKLVSRDFSPENSVVTIGELKVGEGCPPVIMAGPCSVESEEQVFSTAELVKKAGAHILRGGAFKPRTGPHNFQGLGEEGLKMLSEAGKANDMPVVTEVMRIGQLDLICKYADILQIGARNMQNFDLLKEVGKIDRPVLLKRGMCASIDEFLAAAEYILVAGNSRVILCERGIRTFETATRNTMDLAVVPLIKEKSHLPIIVDPSHATGKSSLVIPMAVAGIVVGAHGVMVEVHPQPECALSDGLQSLDFPGFNQLMEQLTYYIQLKR
- a CDS encoding tetratricopeptide repeat protein: MGKTLPVLFLILLLGVGSALAAVQEKRSEEEIAKVAIGAYQDGFYEVAKEELEDFLITYPDSGYGSQIKLILLLTCLHLDECQDASLLWPEVGGEVVLEKYGFSPAQVLFQLGICFFQELDFDQARQHFHEILQSYPRGRLASQARFFLIKMAFHQNKFDVAADNATMLFKLKDSQLAPGQNKELLYFSGLSSYRIGKYDAAVPLLKEYFHAYAAGMDKNAKIFYYKILIKAALQTAKLSLANHFLDLWLAEYPRSEEVSAALYLVGEANYKQHNLKKAYSYLQQLVLRDDLNPGQERIAYGHLVNILLTGKNQAELIKYLEKIIPLEDGLNEQKRHQKLLGTLYYEAKNYGKCMLFLSPLLKKFSQAGEDNEDTLLMYINAGLAAGQCADVVKILSSRFDFRRLKKTTPTLLEAGYYYGLCLEQEHLYPDAFYGLQQVYKQTDNREYRIKILDAMNRISLKLDKQEQFQTVAKTIVRDFSLDNLEDEKLLKEYPHLVLTVATHFYQLNEYERAMPSLLWLQGLPVKKYPALHRQTLFFLAECYFHQEKFGEAIPVYEELVDGVSGRYRELAVLRLATLYEQQGYQKKKAEIYQKIPEITGDSGLEKVIKRDQ
- a CDS encoding DUF2065 domain-containing protein translates to MKYFIAALGLALIIEGMPYFLFPAGIKRVLATMQELPEHILRVFGLTIMLIGLAILYVIKMS